The sequence ATCGCGCCTTTGATCGGGATTCTGCCGATCAGGGCCGTCATGCCCGTGGCACCGATCAAGGTGGCATTGCGGGGGACGGTATAGACCGGCCGGTCGGCTTCGGTCAGCCCGTTTGCGGTTTCAGTGAGGTACTGTTCGGCGGTGCCGGCAGCAGTTTGGCCGTCATGGAGTAACGACTGCGCGGCTTGGGCCGGCGCCGGGCTCACGGCGGGCGCGTTGCGGCCGGTACCTAAAGGTTCGATCCAGAGCAAAGCGGCATCGGGTGGCTTGAGCGTATCGTTACTCTCGATGCCGAAACCGATCGGAATGTCGCTGCCGGTTTCGGGCGAGGGCCGGTTTTGGGCGGCACTCAGTTCATCCAACCGGTTTTTGAAAACATCGACTTGCTGCGCCAGTTGGCTGACCGCATTCGCTGCCTGTTGCTGGGTATCTTGGGCCAGTTGGGTCTGTAAATCGGCTTTGACCCGGGTTTCGATTTCATCGCGCTGTTTGAGCAAGGCGTCATTCTGCATCTGCAGTTTTTCGCTTTCGCTCTTGATGGCCGCAACTTCGGCCGTCAAGGTCCGTATCGTATCGGCCGGGGAATCCACATCGGGACTGCCGGCCACCGGCACGGTAGCCAGGTGAACGTCTGCCGGGCTTTGCCTGAAGGTTTTAACGGTGACCACGACCAGGATCAACATAATGATACCGGCAAGCATCGGAACCAGCCGATTTGCACCCATCTCACAGCGCCTCGTGAAACGGCCGGTCTGAGATCAGATAGACGGCGGTGGTATCGGCCTCGCTGCCGGCCGGATGCAGGCGGCTGTGTTGAAAGGTTGCGGCCCGCCACTGGCCGCGCAGGTGTCGGGGATCCAGTGCGATAAACTGGGCACTGGTGTTGTTGAGCGCCACCGCAGTCACATACCACCGCCCGCTCTGCCAGCCGGCGATGGGCGTTGCAGTGATCGCTGCACCTTTCAGCAAATGGCTTATCGGCTTGAGGCTGACCGAAACCCGGTGGATACCCGGCGCGGTTTTCAATAAGCGCGCTGGGGCATAGAGCTGCTGGGCAGCAAACCGGGTCAAGGTCACCAGGCCCGGTACCCGGGCGGAGTTCTTTGCAGAAGCGCGTCGGGACAACTGTTGCGCGTCGGATCCCGTGCTTGGGTCCGCCTCGCTGTCGGCCGGTTGCTGCCGGAATTGGATTTCCAGCGGAGGCGCAGGTAAATCCGGATCGTTTTGGGCACTCAGATCGATCAGCACACTGCCCTGCCCGGCCAGATCGCGGACTTCGATACGCTGGGTCTCGAACGGGGCGTGGGCTAACCAATAGACGGTGCCGGCATTGCTTTGGGTGCGTAATTGACTGGCCAGTTGCGGCGGGATGCCGACCCGGACCTCACCGGGAAAGCTTACCCGGCGTTCGCGGTCTACCGGTAAGGTGATGCGTAGCGGTACTTTGTCCCAAAACAGCCGTTCGACCGCTTCATCGGCCCAAGCACCATGACTGAAGGCCAGGCACAGGGACAGGAGTGAGCCGATTCCCGGGATGCCGGTTGACTGCTGATTAAGGACCTGTTTCATGACCACCTCTCGCGCGCGAAATCTCGGTTTCTTCGTTCATGTCGATGCGTTGGGGCCCCTCGGCACCGAAGCCGCTCAATGCCAAACCCCAGGGATTGAGTTCCGGATCGACGTCGTAGCGCACCACCGTCAGCGGATAGCGAATCCGGACCTGTTTGACGTCCATGCCTCTTACCGTTTCCTGTATGCTCAAATCCAGCCAGACCTGCCAGGTTTGCGGATCGATGACCGTCACCCGGCGTTCTTCATAGCCGCGCCCGGCGACCGGTTGAATCGAGCGCACCCGACCGGAGAGCTCGCCGCGTTGGCCGCGGAGGGCGAGGTCGTTGCTCAGGTATTCGCGAAAATCCGGGGTCAAATAGGCCGCCATGCGGAAAATCTGTTGGCCGTAATCGCTCTCACCGTTGCTATCCCAGTGATTGAGCTGCTGGAAGATATAGGCGGCAAAGGCATAGACATGGGCCGGTGCCAGGTCATCGGCTTTGACCACGGCGCCGGAGCGCAGATCAGGCGGAATATGGATGCGAATAGCGGTGCGGGCGGCATGCCAGGCATAGCCCAGCAGCCCGATCATGATCATCAGCCCGGCGATGACCGCACGTAAGCTGGTGATATGAGCGGTGAGCCGGCTGTTCACATCTTGGTAGCGCATAAGTCTCAGCGGCCCAGCCGGGGCGGTTGGGTTCGGCCCAGATCCCAGCGGCCGCCGCGCACGATCAACTGACTGGAACGCAGACCCCGGTGCTGGAGCCAGATGATCAGCCGATGCTGATAATAATGATCAGGCCGGCCGCGTTTGATGCGTTGAAACAGTGTCGAACCCACGACGATGGTCAGGAGTACACCCAGCATGGCCAGTCCCAGCCCCATGGCCACGACGCCAAAACAGGCGGCGACGACTAAGCCGGTCGGCAACCAGAACAGCGTGGCCAGCAGTAAAATCAAGCCTAACTCCGATTGCGTGCTGCCGCGGAAGATGACCGGCTCCTGATTGAGCCGGTCGGCCAAGAGCTCGGTGGGCTGGTCCATGTTTAAATGACGTTGGAGGCTTCAGTGAGCAGGTAACTGATAAAGATCATCACGCCGGCTGCGACCACAGCGGTCAACCCGACTTCACCCCATTCGGCTTTGCCGGTGCGGGCTTCATTGAATTTAGAGATGCTGATCCAGGCAATCCACAGGAAAGCGACCACGGCCAGCACCAGGCCGATGACCAA comes from Methylicorpusculum oleiharenae and encodes:
- a CDS encoding TIGR03750 family conjugal transfer protein → MDQPTELLADRLNQEPVIFRGSTQSELGLILLLATLFWLPTGLVVAACFGVVAMGLGLAMLGVLLTIVVGSTLFQRIKRGRPDHYYQHRLIIWLQHRGLRSSQLIVRGGRWDLGRTQPPRLGR
- a CDS encoding TIGR03745 family integrating conjugative element membrane protein, yielding MLKRLQLTLYPKLLAAATGLLLFSDQLVAALPTAVAPSNAPKAGDWLTLIKGYAKDAGLVIGLVLAVVAFLWIAWISISKFNEARTGKAEWGEVGLTAVVAAGVMIFISYLLTEASNVI
- a CDS encoding TIGR03752 family integrating conjugative element protein → MGANRLVPMLAGIIMLILVVVTVKTFRQSPADVHLATVPVAGSPDVDSPADTIRTLTAEVAAIKSESEKLQMQNDALLKQRDEIETRVKADLQTQLAQDTQQQAANAVSQLAQQVDVFKNRLDELSAAQNRPSPETGSDIPIGFGIESNDTLKPPDAALLWIEPLGTGRNAPAVSPAPAQAAQSLLHDGQTAAGTAEQYLTETANGLTEADRPVYTVPRNATLIGATGMTALIGRIPIKGAIEDPFPFKVIVGRDNLAANGIEMPGLDGVIFSGKASGDWTLACVRGQVHAVTYVFADGTIRTLASDDNSLGQNNQQPVGTPSDNQTRALGWISDRRGIPCVTGTRISNAASYLSGRILAAAAEAAAGAFSQSQVTNTVSAAQGVATSVITGDAAQFAGGQALAGGASEVSDYLRERAAQAFDVVYVDTGSELAIHIDVALPIDYEPKGRKTHYDVADNEVDDELD
- a CDS encoding PFL_4703 family integrating conjugative element protein, yielding MRYQDVNSRLTAHITSLRAVIAGLMIMIGLLGYAWHAARTAIRIHIPPDLRSGAVVKADDLAPAHVYAFAAYIFQQLNHWDSNGESDYGQQIFRMAAYLTPDFREYLSNDLALRGQRGELSGRVRSIQPVAGRGYEERRVTVIDPQTWQVWLDLSIQETVRGMDVKQVRIRYPLTVVRYDVDPELNPWGLALSGFGAEGPQRIDMNEETEISRARGGHETGP
- a CDS encoding TIGR03749 family integrating conjugative element protein; the encoded protein is MKQVLNQQSTGIPGIGSLLSLCLAFSHGAWADEAVERLFWDKVPLRITLPVDRERRVSFPGEVRVGIPPQLASQLRTQSNAGTVYWLAHAPFETQRIEVRDLAGQGSVLIDLSAQNDPDLPAPPLEIQFRQQPADSEADPSTGSDAQQLSRRASAKNSARVPGLVTLTRFAAQQLYAPARLLKTAPGIHRVSVSLKPISHLLKGAAITATPIAGWQSGRWYVTAVALNNTSAQFIALDPRHLRGQWRAATFQHSRLHPAGSEADTTAVYLISDRPFHEAL